A portion of the Lolium rigidum isolate FL_2022 chromosome 1, APGP_CSIRO_Lrig_0.1, whole genome shotgun sequence genome contains these proteins:
- the LOC124649498 gene encoding DNA (cytosine-5)-methyltransferase 1A-like, with the protein MIKEIRIEEEIEAVRLTKTGPEDKKPCRKLIDFILHDENGNVQPFEMSQSDGISITALVMPLDDNMEKGRENGIHCVRFHPITDWKISGYKEGTAAIWLSTEISDYKCVKPASSYKFHFDLFSQKARICVEVYRKLARSAGRNPLLALDELLASVVRSINSNRSFNGTVSKDFVISIGEFIHSQLTALDHTVNSDDEILSMLPALVALRNDCRSRMQFSMLPAMTSNGTLMIKDGQGKEVNENEDEDAKLARLLQEEEEWKMMQQRNKHGTSQKNVYIKISEAEIANDYPLPAYYKPHNAEMDEYIFDSDAGLCVDDLPVRILNNWALYNSDSRLISLELIPMKSGAENDIVIFGSGFMREDDDSCCSTAEATQLSSSASKSDQEDQGISVYLSPIKEWVVEFGGSMICISIRTDIAWYKLRQPTKQYAPWCETVLKTARLAVSIITLLKEQTRASKLAFADVIKKVAAYERGHPAYVSTNAADVERYVVVHGQIILQQFRAYPDESIQRSAFCTGLVARMEVRRHTKLAMKKKSQATRGENLNPSAKMGQVLKRKLMRATTTRLISKIWGDYYATHFPEDLKEGDENDEPKEIEEEQEENEDEAEGEVYVEDEHVSRTPPSTRSKKTSSQTCKEIQWEGQTVGKSLSGEALYTCVKVRDLNIAVGGAVTVEDDLGEAIMFFVEYMYEKHDGTGILHGRILQKGSQTVLGNAANEGEVFLTNDCSEFEVGDIRESVTVNFQLISWDHKCRKEHLEANRLERAKAEERKKKGLSVEYICKSLYCPEQGAFFSLARDKLGTGTGNCSSCVERGAVSDEFKIRSETSFVFKNVTYTVHDFLYVKPEFFFPVEGHGTNKAGRNVGLKPYVVCHLQSIIAPSGSKKANPESTKVSARRLYRPEDISSAKAYSSDIREVYYSDEIISVPVVMIEGKCEVTSKDDLPNSNLPVVVEHAFYCEHLYDPDTGALKQLPANVKLMTLTRKAPASKKNKGKQICDDEQAGSGKDTLISEKCLATLDIFAGCGGLSEGLQLSGASHTKWAIEYEEPAGQAFGENHPEAAVFVENCNVILKAIMGKCGDGDDCITTSEASERAAKLSDEQIKNLPVPGEVEFINGGPPCQGFSGMNRFNQSPWSKVQCEMILAFLSFVEYFRPRFFLLENVRNFVSFNKGQTFRLTLASLLEMGYQVRFGILEAGAFGVAQSRKRAFIWAAAPGETLPDWPEPMHVFASPELKINLPDGKYYAAAKSTAGGAPFRSMTVRDTIGDLPPVENGASKPTIQYGSEPVSWFQKKIRGDTPSLCDHVAKEMNELNLIRCKHIPKRPGCDWHDLPDEKVKLSTGQTVELIPWCLPNTARRHNQWKGLYGRLDWEGNFPTSVTDPQPMGKVGMCFHPDQDRIITVRECARSQGFPDGYCFAGNIQSKHRQIGNAVPPPLAYALGRKLKQAMNAKP; encoded by the exons ATGATCAAGGAAATCCGGATTGAAGAGGAAATAGAGGCTGTTAGGTTGACAAAAACAGGACCTGAAGATAAGAAACCATGCAGAAAACTCATTGATTTCATCCTGCATGATGAAAATGGTAATGTGCAACCTTTTGAAATGTCCCAAAGTGATGGTATCTCCATCACAGCTCTTGTCATGCCCTTGGATGATAATATGGAAAAGGGCAGGGAAAACGGAATACACTGTGTAAGATTTCACCCAATCACGGACTGGAAAATTTCTGGCTACAAAGAAGGCACTGCAGCAATTTGGCTCTCAACAGAAATATCTGATTATAAATGTGTGAAGCCGGCAAGCAGTTACAAGTTTCATTTTGACCTTTTCAGTCAGAAGGCTCGTATCTGTGTTGAAGTTTACAGAAAGCTAGCTAGATCAGCTGGCAGAAATCCTTTGCTGGCCCTTGACGAATTGCTTGCTAGTGTTGTCCGTTCCATTAATTCTAACAGAAGTTTCAATGGAACAGTGAGCAAAGACTTTGTGATCTCAATTGGTGAGTTTATACACAGTCAACTTACTGCATTAGATCATACAGTAAACAGTGATGATGAAATACTGTCCATGCTGCCTGCCCTTGTTGCACTAAGAAATGACTGTAGATCTAGGATGCAATTCAGCATGTTGCCAGCTATGACCTCAAATGGCACTCTGATGATCAAGGATGGGCAGGGTAAGGAGGTGAATGAGAATGAGGATGAAGATGCGAAATTAGCAAGACTGTTGCAGGAAGAGGAAGAGTGGAAGATGATGCAGCAGAGAAACAAGCATGGAACTTCACAGAAAAATGTCTACATCAAAATTAGTGAAGCTGAAATCGCCAATGACTACCCACTGCCGGCATACTATAAACCGCACAATGCAGAAATGGACGAGTACATATTTGACAGTGACGCTGGCTTGTGTGTGGATGATCTGCCAGTAAGAATACTCAACAATTGGGCTCTATATAATTCAGATTCCAGGCTCATCTCTTTGGAGCTCATCCCTATGAAATCAGGTGCAGAAAATGATATAGTGATCTTTGGATCTGGTTTCATGAGAGAGGATGATGATAGTTGCTGTTCAACAGCTGAGGCAACACAGTTATCTTCTTCCGCAAGTAAATCTGACCAGGAAGATCAAGGAATTTCAGTTTATCTGAGTCCAATCAAGGAATGGGTTGTAGAATTTGGTGGATCAATGATCTGCATATCTATTCGAACTGACATAGCTTG GTACAAACTACGCCAGCCAACAAAGCAGTATGCACCATGGTGTGAAACTGTCCTTAAAACAGCAAGACTAGCTGTCAGCATCATCACCCTTTTAAAAGAACAAACTCGTGCTTCAAAACTTGCTTTTGCTGATGTTATTAAGAAAGTAGCAGCGTATGAGCGTGGGCACCCTGCATATGTTTCAACAAATGCAGCAGATGTTGAAAGATATGTTGTGGTGCATGGACAGATAATTCTTCAGCAGTTCAGGGCATACCCAGATGAGTCTATTCAACGAAGTGCTTTTTGCACAGGCCTTGTTGCGAGGATGGAAGTAAGAAGACAcacaaagttagcaatgaagaaaAAATCTCAGGCAACAAGAGGAGAGAATCTGAACCCAAGTGCAAAAATGGGTCAAGTGTTAAAAAGAAAGCTTATGCGTGCGACAACCACAAGGCTGATCAGCAAGATATGGGGTGATTACTATGCCACCCATTTCCCAGAGGACTTAAAGGAGGGAGATGAGAATGATGAACCAAAGGAaattgaggaggaacaagaggaaaatgaagatgaagctgaggGGGAGGTTTATGTTGAAGATGAACATGTTTCGAGGACCCCACCATCAACACGGTCTAAAAAGACCTCATCACAGACTTGTAAAGAAATTCAATGGGAAGGCCAAACAGTTGGAAAATCACTCTCTGGAGAAGCTCTATACACATGTGTTAAAGTTCGAGATCTCAATATTGCTGTTGGTGGGGCAGTCACAGTAGAAGATGATTTAGGAGAAGCCATCATGTTTTTTGTTGAGTATATGTATGAGAAACATGATGGTACAGGGATTCTTCATGGAAGAATTCTGCAAAAAGGTTCACAGACTGTCCTTGGCAATGCTGCAAATGAAGGGGAGGTTTTCTTGACTAATGACTGTTCAGAATTCGAAGTAGGTGACATTAGAGAGTCGGTGACTGTCAATTTCCAGCTGATTTCTTGGGACCACAAGTGCAGAAAAGAGCATCTGGAAGCTAATAGGCTGGAGAGGGCCAAGGCAGAGGAGCGGAAAAAGAAAGGTTTGTCGGTGGAGTATATTTGCAAAAGCTTATACTGTCCTGAGCAAGGTGCTTTTTTCTCCCTCGCTCGTGATAAACTAGGCACTGGAACAGGAAATTGTAGTTCTTGTGTGGAGCGAGGAGCAGTTAGTGATGAATTCAAAATACGTTCAGAGACCAGCTTTGTCTTCAAGAATGTTACATATACTGTTCATGACTTTCTTTATGTCAAGCCTGAGTTTTTCTTCCCAGTGGAGGGTCATGGCACCAACAAGGCTGGAAGAAATGTGGGCCTAAAGCCTTATGTGGTATGCCATTTGCAGAGTATCATTGCTCCTTCTGGATCTAAGAAAGCTAACCCAGAATCAACCAAAGTCAGTGCAAGAAGGCTATACAGGCCTGAAGACATTTCATCAGCTAAAGCTTACTCTTCAGACATCAGAGAG GTGTATTACAGTGACGAAATAATAAGTGTGCCTGTGGTGATGATAGAGGGAAAATGTGAGGTTACATCAAAGGATGACCTTCCTAATTCAAATCTTCCAGTAGTGGTTGAGCATGCCTTTTACTGTGAACATCTATATGATCCTGATACTGGAGCTCTTAAGCAG CTACCGGCCAATGTTAAGCTCATGACCCTGACAAGGAAGGCACCTGCTTCAAAAAAGAATAAGGGAAAGCAGATTTGTGATGATGAACAAGCTGGTTCAGGAAAGGACACATTAATATCAGAGAAGTGTCTTGCAACTCTTGATATTTTTGCTGGCTGTGGTGGTTTGTCTGAAGGGCTGCAGCTATCTG GTGCATCACATACAAAATGGGCAATTGAATATGAAGAACCTGCCGGGCAAGCATTTGGTGAAAATCATCCGGAAGCTGCAGTATTTGTGGAGAACTGCAATGTGATTCTGAA AGCAATAATGGGTAAGTGTGGTGACGGCGATGATTGCATCACAACTTCCGAGGCTTCTGAGCGAGCAGCTAAACTTTCAGATGAGCAGATTAAGAACCTCCCTGTACCAGGTGAAGTAGAGTTCATCAACGGTGGCCCACCATGCCAG GGGTTTTCTGGGATGAACAGATTCAATCAAAGCCCATGGAGCAAAGTCCAGTGTGAGATGATTTTAGCGTTTCTGTCCTTTGTGGAGTATTTCCGCCCTCGGTTCTTCCTCTTAGAAAATGTTAGGAACTTTGTTTCGTTCAACAAAGGCCAGACCTTCAGGCTTACACTAGCATCACTCCTGGAGATGGGATACCAG GTTCGATTCGGGATCTTAGAGGCTGGTGCTTTCGGTGTTGCGCAGTCTAGGAAAAGGGCATTCATCTGGGCTGCTGCACCTGGGGAGACTCTTCCTGACTGGCCTGAACCGATGCACGTCTTTGCTAGCCCTGAGCTGAAAATCAACCTACCAGATGGCAAATACTATGCAGCTGCCAAGAGCACAGCTGGAGGAGCTCCATTCCGCTCAATGACAGTCCGAGATACAATTGGAGATCTACCACCGGTGGAGAATGGTGCCAGCAAACCAACAATACAG TATGGAAGCGAACCTGTGTCTTGGTTCCAGAAGAAGATTCGAGGCGACACACCTTCGCTGTGTGACCACGTAGCCAAAGAGATGAATGAACTGAATCTCATTAGGTGCAAGCACATTCCAAAACGCCCAGGCTGTGACTGGCATGACCTCCCAGACGagaag GTGAAGCTATCCACCGGGCAAACGGTGGAGTTGATCCCTTGGTGCTTGCCCAACACAGCCCGGAGGCACAATCAGTGGAAAGGCCTGTACGGGAGGCTCGATTGGGAGGGCAACTTCCCCACATCTGTGACCGATCCCCAGCCAATGGGCAAGGTCGGCATGTGCTTCCACCCTGATCAGGACAGGATCATCACCGTTCGTGAATGTGCTCGATCTCAG GGCTTCCCTGATGGCTACTGTTTTGCTGGCAACATCCAGAGTAAACACAGGCAGATTGGGAATGCTGTACCACCACCCCTTGCCTATGCTCTTGGGAGGAAGCTCAAGCAAGCTATGAATGCCAAGCCTTGA